A genomic stretch from Lepisosteus oculatus isolate fLepOcu1 chromosome 7, fLepOcu1.hap2, whole genome shotgun sequence includes:
- the ada2 gene encoding adenosine deaminase 2-A, with amino-acid sequence MKVQTIRGGLELFLLAVSLACQCRCAPDPRERAKLFQQEDFLRTGGNVVLMEAELNVNKYLQKLKEQEVADCRISGKFPPAMHFFKARSLIEESRVFKFLQKMPKGAALHVHDFSIVNVDWLVRNVSYWPHCYICFTTNQSVRFHFFDKAPYTRLSGCSHWVLLDTLRKKMGNSTDFDNSLIRNLTMFTEDPEVAYPTQDLVWRKFEEVFTASIGLISYAPIFKAYFYQGLLQFYQDNIMYVELRALLSPTYELDGTRHDMDWSMTAYQQVGRQFVADHPDFLGARVIFTVHRGMNVSQVKKAVEDAMRLKTKFPEVMAGFDLVGYEDGGNPLWYFREPLSLPAQRGFQLQYFFHAGETDWDGINVDQNVVDALLFNTSRIGHGYALVHHPVAKQLSRKRAVPVEVCPISNQVLKLLSDLRNHPAAVLMAERHPMVISSDDPAAFGSSGLSYDFYEAFMGIGGMRSNLGTLKELAMNSIKYSSLPPELKEKAKALWQMKWEAFISETSNLHLRDL; translated from the exons ATGAAGGTTCAGACCATCCGTGGAGGCCTAGAGCTGTTCCTGCTGGCTGTTAGTCTGGCCTGTCAATGCCGGTGTGCTCCAGACCCCAGGGAGAGAGCCAAGCTATTCCAGCAGGAGGATTTCCTGAGGACAGGGGGAAATGTTGTGCTGATGGAGGCAGAACTAAATGTCAACAAATACCTCCAGAAACTGAAGGAGCAGGAGGTGGCAGATTGCAGGATCTCAGGAAAGTTCCCCCCAGCTATGCACTTCTTCAAGGCTAGAAGTCTCATTGAGGAAAGCCGTGTCTTCaagtttttacaaaaaatgccCAAAG GTGCTGCCCTGCATGTTCACGACTTCTCTATCGTGAATGTTGACTGGCTGGTCAGGAATGTCAGCTATTGGCCCCATTGTTACATCTGCTTCACCACCAACCAATCAGTGCGATTTCACTTCTTCGATAAAGCCCCTTACACCAGGCTGTCGGGGTGCTCCCACTGGGTGTTACTGGATACACTGAGGAAGAAGATGGGCAATTCCACAGACTTCGATAACAG CTTAATCCGAAACCTGACGATGTTCACAGAAGACCCAGAGGTAGCCTACCCTACCCAGGATTTAGTATGGAGGAAGTTTGAGGAAGTGTTTACAGCTTCCATAGGACTCATCTCTTATGCACCTATCTTTAAAGCATACTTCTATCAAGGCCTGCTCCAGTTCTACCAGGACAACATCATGTATGTAGAGCTCCGGGCTCTGCTGTCACCA ACCTAtgagctggatggaacaaggcATGACATGGACTGGTCGATGACGGCTTATCAGCAAGTCGGCAGACAGTTTGTGGCAGATCATCCAGACTTCCTGGGAGCCCGAGTAATATTCACAGTGCACAG GGGTATGAATGTTTCGCAAGTCAAAAAGGCCGTTGAAGATGCAATGAGGCTGAAAACAAAGTTCCCTGAAGTAATGGCTGGCTTTGATTTG GTGGGCTATGAAGATGGTGGTAACCCACTGTGGTACTTCAGAGAACCACTGTCTCTGCCAGCTCAGAGGGGATTCCAACTCCAATACTTCTTCCATGcaggagagacag ACTGGGATGGCATAAATGTGGACCAGAACGTGGTTGATGCTCTCTTGTTTAACACCAGTCGTATTGGGCATGGTTACGCACTGGTACACCACCCAGTTGCCAAGCAACTCTCCAGGAAGAGGGCAGTCCCAGTAGAGGTCTGCCCTATCTCAAACCAG GTGCTGAAGCTGCTGTCAGACCTGAGGAATCATCCAGCCGCTGTCCTGATGGCAGAAAGGCACCCTATGGTGATCAGCTCAGATGACCCTGCTGCCTttggctccagtgggctgtccTATGACTTCTATGAGGCATTCATGGGTATCGGAGGAATGCGGTCTAATCTGGGGACTCTAAAGGAGCTGGCCATGAATTCCATCAA GTACAGCTCCCTGCCGCCTGAACTGAAGGAGAAAGCAAAAGCACTGTGGCAGATGAAGTGGGAGGCTTTCATTTCTGAGACATCAAATCTTCACTTGAGAGACCTATAA